In the genome of Megachile rotundata isolate GNS110a chromosome 16, iyMegRotu1, whole genome shotgun sequence, the window CTACCACCACCCTCcttatttcattcatttattctCACGCCTGCTTCGCGAATCAGACAAGTTATCTGACGAAGTGAGCTCTCCTCTGAATGACTCCtgtgattttataaatatttgggaaCCTGCGATGACAAAcgttatttgtataaatttaacaaaaacatttaaacggtttgaaaaattattgcaGTCTCTTTATTTTCATCTTTCACTGTTACAAGGATAGACAgggattgaaaataaatataaatatcagtttttgtaaataatatttatatgaataagATTTACTTTTAAAATTAACACTGTTTTACAGACTCCcggaattattaaataaacaatataataaaCTGAATAAGTTTATATTAAACCGAGTAATAAATAAGTTGTAATAATTCATTAcaactaaaataatatttattagaactaAATTCTGTGCTGTGACCTTTTACCTACTTTCTattgaaatctataaatctgTTAAAAACAAATATAGAACTATTAATTTATACCTTTTTTTATTACATCATATTACACTGTACAATCATATAAATGGTAGTAATAGAAGATGATTTTTATCCAATTATTTTGATATTCATTTATACAATTagtacataatttaatttaaatgttttaatatattgatgtgtttttaaatgtgtattttttttttaataaaaataatcactCTGTATATCGATGAATGGTATACAAGTATACATGCTTAGGTTACAAGTTAGATGTTCATTAAACTTTGAGCTCTACTCATACAAAAGAAATTCTgtttatttcaacaaatttacTGTTTAAGTAAATCTTGCacttaaatattacattattttgttcttaaaaaatctattaatttatgaaatgtttGTTTCGTTATTAACAATGTTAAAACGCGTTTGAGATTTTTGTTTGTGTTTTGAATTTGAGAGAAAACAATAACTGTAAAGTGtttcaattgtttaattctATTATAACTTAATCacataaaaaaatgtacaatgaATGTATGACTTTATTCTATACCTTACATTAGACAACTCTTCTGACTTCAAAGAATCTTTTTAAGTAGAAAATTTGTCCTATTGTCATACAAACCAAAATCATAGCTTCAAAGCACGCCCACATTACTACACGGAAATTTGTGCTTTCACTGATTGCTCTATGATTTCTATCACGTACCTGATaacaaaaaatcaattttatcacaaatttttaacaaatacatAAGTATATATTAATTACAAGAAGAAAACCACTAATTACATGCATATATTCTTGTTCGTTCTTCACTCCCCATAAACTCGTACTTAATTCTTTAATCATATCGTCTATTTTATTATGATTTGCATCCTCTCCACCTATGCCATCTGATGTTTGTTCCATAGGCTTTTGATTCTCACCAATGTCCATATTGAACATAACAACTTTCGGTGTCATACTGCTTTT includes:
- the LOC143263928 gene encoding transmembrane emp24 domain-containing protein-like, whose amino-acid sequence is MRWLISCLFLIYLSSSATCYFITVDAHAEECFFDKVEAGTKMGLTFEIAEGGFLDIDVKIIGPDGKIIYQGDQESSGKYTFAAHLPGVYTYCFGNQKSSMTPKVVMFNMDIGENQKPMEQTSDGIGGEDANHNKIDDMIKELSTSLWGVKNEQEYMHVRDRNHRAISESTNFRVVMWACFEAMILVCMTIGQIFYLKRFFEVRRVV